In Chlamydiales bacterium, the following proteins share a genomic window:
- the rbfA gene encoding 30S ribosome-binding factor RbfA, producing MAKKRIERLNSLLKEVLSEVIREDVRDPRLSPLVSVTRVDITNDLQHAKVYISVIGTKLQKESTIQALQSAAGFVALTASKKVVMRYFPALNFKLDQALEEQLRIEEVLGEIHKEQKSRKEPPAEQEP from the coding sequence ATGGCAAAAAAACGTATTGAACGTCTTAACTCGCTTTTGAAAGAGGTCCTCTCCGAAGTGATCCGCGAAGATGTGAGAGACCCTAGGCTCTCCCCTCTTGTTAGCGTCACGCGCGTTGATATTACGAATGATCTTCAGCATGCAAAGGTCTACATCAGCGTCATCGGCACGAAGCTTCAAAAAGAGTCGACGATTCAAGCGCTTCAATCGGCAGCGGGCTTTGTCGCGCTCACAGCATCGAAAAAAGTTGTGATGCGCTACTTTCCTGCACTAAACTTCAAGCTAGATCAGGCTCTGGAAGAGCAGCTTAGAATTGAAGAGGTTCTAGGAGAGATCCACAAAGAGCAGAAGTCAAGAAAAGAGCCTCCCGCTGAACAAGAGCCTTAA
- the sctU gene encoding type III secretion system export apparatus subunit SctU, with protein MAEKTEKATPKKLRDARKKGQVAKAQDFPSALTFIVSIAATIVSGGYLYEELSSYFITTFKRSATDIDLANRAGGYLEEAITVIMNCTWPVLVITVCVGVMTNFLLVGPMFSAEALKPDLQRLNPVTNIKNLFKFKTLFELIKSILKIAGAVILIYSVVWDSLGDIISTAGMPISGILALFNSFLFKVILRVGIFFIAIAVADLVYQRRNFAKEMKMEKFEVKQEYKDTEGDPHIKSKRRQQAQEIAYQEGPSAARRARAIVTNPIHIAVAIEYDEEKEPAPKIVTMGQGPIADRIIQIAVQHNIPVMRNVPLAHTLFEKGKIGEYVPEETYQAIAEILRWLKGIEGPEAIHEELFKK; from the coding sequence ATGGCTGAAAAAACCGAAAAGGCGACCCCAAAGAAGCTGCGCGATGCGCGGAAGAAGGGGCAAGTCGCCAAAGCTCAAGATTTTCCCTCCGCTCTCACCTTTATCGTCTCTATCGCAGCTACGATTGTTTCCGGGGGCTACCTTTATGAGGAGCTCTCATCCTACTTCATCACTACTTTCAAGCGCTCAGCTACAGATATCGACCTCGCCAACCGCGCGGGAGGATATTTAGAGGAGGCGATCACCGTCATCATGAACTGCACTTGGCCTGTGCTGGTGATCACGGTCTGCGTCGGGGTAATGACCAACTTCCTTCTCGTGGGGCCAATGTTTTCGGCTGAAGCGTTAAAGCCCGACCTCCAGAGATTGAATCCGGTTACGAACATCAAAAACCTCTTCAAATTTAAAACCCTCTTCGAGCTTATAAAGTCGATCCTAAAAATTGCTGGCGCTGTGATCCTCATCTACTCGGTCGTCTGGGATAGTTTGGGAGATATCATCTCCACAGCGGGGATGCCCATCTCTGGAATCTTGGCTCTCTTTAACTCCTTCCTCTTTAAAGTGATTCTCCGCGTCGGAATCTTCTTCATCGCGATCGCAGTTGCCGATCTCGTCTATCAGAGACGAAACTTTGCCAAAGAGATGAAGATGGAAAAATTCGAGGTGAAGCAGGAGTATAAAGACACTGAGGGAGATCCTCACATTAAAAGCAAACGTCGTCAGCAAGCTCAAGAGATTGCCTATCAAGAAGGCCCAAGCGCTGCACGCAGAGCGCGGGCGATTGTCACGAATCCGATTCACATCGCTGTTGCAATCGAGTATGATGAGGAGAAGGAGCCGGCCCCAAAAATTGTTACGATGGGTCAGGGTCCGATAGCGGACCGGATTATTCAGATCGCTGTTCAGCACAATATTCCCGTGATGCGCAACGTTCCGCTTGCACATACCCTTTTCGAAAAAGGCAAGATCGGCGAGTATGTACCTGAGGAGACCTATCAGGCAATTGCGGAAATCCTGAGATGGCTGAAAGGGATCGAGGGCCCAGAGGCAATACACGAAGAACTATTTAAAAAATGA
- the truB gene encoding tRNA pseudouridine(55) synthase TruB, with the protein MHDLSGILLIDKPAGRSSFSLIPVLRRLTGVQTIGHAGTLDPFATGVLVMLVGRSFTKQSDQFLASEKEYRAQVKLGIATDTFDCDGKPIATSEKVPSLQEIEECLKKFQGKILQTPPMFSAKKVKGKKLYELARKGIEIERAPVEITLSTTLISYAYPFLDLTVACSKGTYIRSIADELGRELGCFGHLSSLVRTRSGSFNLSECHSWEQISSPSFDFKASLKK; encoded by the coding sequence ATGCACGATCTATCCGGCATTCTGCTGATCGACAAACCCGCAGGCAGAAGCTCCTTTAGCCTTATTCCCGTATTAAGAAGACTCACAGGGGTCCAGACGATCGGCCACGCAGGCACACTCGACCCTTTTGCAACCGGCGTCTTGGTCATGCTGGTCGGAAGATCCTTCACAAAGCAGTCGGATCAGTTTCTTGCTTCTGAAAAAGAGTATCGTGCACAGGTAAAGCTCGGCATCGCAACAGACACCTTCGACTGCGATGGAAAGCCGATCGCGACCTCAGAAAAAGTTCCCTCTCTTCAAGAGATCGAAGAGTGCCTGAAAAAATTCCAAGGAAAGATCCTCCAAACGCCTCCAATGTTCTCTGCCAAGAAAGTGAAGGGAAAAAAGCTCTATGAGCTGGCAAGAAAAGGGATTGAGATCGAAAGAGCTCCCGTTGAGATTACCCTCTCTACAACGCTGATTAGCTATGCGTATCCATTTTTAGATCTTACCGTTGCCTGCTCAAAAGGCACCTACATCCGTTCGATTGCCGATGAGCTAGGAAGAGAGCTCGGCTGCTTCGGCCACCTCTCCTCCCTCGTGCGCACCCGCAGCGGCTCATTCAACTTAAGCGAGTGCCACTCCTGGGAGCAGATCTCATCCCCCTCTTTCGACTTCAAAGCCTCCCTAAAAAAATAG
- a CDS encoding FAD synthetase family protein, whose amino-acid sequence MLIIDDLSEIPALPGPISLSIGNFDGVHLGHKSLLSRLRERAGPNGTSAILSFINHPATVLAGKPAAPAICTLEHKIELLKRAGVDLAIFLTFSKELAKEPFDLFLKQIKKKLPFSFLILGKGAAFGHARQGDETRVKAVEKELDFQAEYLSKEELNGEVVSSGRIRKEIEKGDLALLEKLLNRPYSIYARVGENGAVHCKDLALLPSGSYEVCCKSDQKKIFTTAKIDREHSAIAIDLSSAYHLSSSDPVEIIFKV is encoded by the coding sequence ATGCTAATCATCGATGATCTGAGCGAGATTCCAGCGCTGCCGGGGCCGATTAGCCTCTCGATTGGAAATTTTGATGGTGTGCATCTGGGCCATAAGAGCTTACTCTCGCGTTTAAGAGAGCGGGCTGGACCAAATGGAACATCTGCGATACTCAGCTTTATCAATCATCCCGCCACTGTGCTCGCTGGCAAACCCGCTGCACCTGCGATTTGCACGCTGGAACATAAGATCGAGCTTTTAAAAAGAGCGGGCGTGGATCTTGCGATCTTCCTCACATTTTCCAAAGAGCTAGCGAAGGAGCCTTTTGACCTCTTCCTTAAGCAGATTAAAAAGAAACTTCCTTTTTCATTTCTCATCTTGGGAAAAGGCGCCGCCTTTGGCCATGCAAGACAGGGAGATGAGACGCGCGTAAAAGCAGTGGAAAAGGAGCTGGACTTTCAAGCGGAGTATCTCTCAAAAGAGGAGCTCAATGGGGAAGTGGTCTCTTCTGGCAGGATCCGCAAAGAGATAGAAAAAGGAGATTTAGCACTGCTTGAAAAGCTCCTAAACCGCCCCTATTCGATCTACGCACGGGTAGGGGAAAACGGAGCTGTCCATTGCAAGGATCTCGCTCTCTTGCCCAGCGGCAGTTATGAGGTGTGCTGCAAGAGCGATCAAAAAAAAATCTTTACTACAGCAAAAATCGATCGTGAGCACTCCGCAATTGCTATAGATCTCTCTTCAGCTTATCATCTCTCTTCTTCAGACCCAGTGGAAATAATTTTTAAGGTGTAA
- a CDS encoding N-6 DNA methylase, with amino-acid sequence MQDLFITTTPFLQPLLLKELQEMGVPSIRQGLAGLFIPREMEWVYKINYCSRFATRVLWPFLQFRCEDREDLYRGAYDIDWPGIFSADQTFAIDANVTSPTIRHSLFAAQVVKDAICDRFRKARLDRPSVKTDDPDVQFNLFIYNGIATLSLDTSGAPLFKRGWRTQTGDAPLPESVAAAVLSLSNFSSDEILCDPFCGSGTILIEAAFHLTQTPSGFFRKSWGFFNHPNFSESEWQKVKAEADHHRTPLPSGKLFGADKDPMAINMCAHNLKNANFEYEIEVTPKDIRSYFPETPPTLILSNPPYGKRLQTSMELYQALGHFMKTRCAKGCRASILCPDENLMKNSGLTIVRKQPVSYGGISLFLFHLTAE; translated from the coding sequence ATGCAAGATCTCTTCATCACGACAACCCCCTTTTTGCAACCTCTTCTCTTGAAAGAGTTACAAGAGATGGGAGTCCCCAGCATTCGTCAAGGTTTGGCTGGCCTTTTTATCCCAAGAGAGATGGAGTGGGTCTATAAGATCAACTACTGCTCGCGCTTTGCAACGCGTGTGCTCTGGCCCTTTCTGCAGTTCCGCTGCGAAGATCGTGAGGATCTCTATCGGGGGGCGTATGATATCGACTGGCCAGGAATTTTCTCCGCCGACCAGACATTTGCCATCGATGCAAATGTCACCAGCCCAACTATCCGCCACAGCCTTTTTGCAGCTCAAGTGGTTAAAGATGCGATCTGCGACCGCTTCCGCAAGGCGCGCCTCGATCGCCCCTCTGTTAAGACCGATGACCCCGACGTGCAGTTCAACCTCTTCATCTACAATGGAATCGCCACCCTCAGCCTCGACACCTCTGGCGCTCCCCTGTTTAAACGAGGATGGCGGACGCAAACGGGCGATGCGCCTCTTCCAGAGTCGGTCGCTGCTGCAGTACTCAGCTTATCGAACTTCTCCTCAGATGAGATCCTCTGCGATCCTTTCTGCGGAAGCGGCACCATCCTCATCGAAGCGGCGTTTCACTTAACGCAAACTCCTTCGGGATTTTTCCGTAAGTCGTGGGGGTTTTTCAACCATCCCAACTTCTCAGAGAGCGAGTGGCAGAAGGTAAAAGCCGAAGCGGATCATCACAGAACGCCCCTCCCCTCTGGCAAGCTCTTTGGAGCAGATAAAGATCCGATGGCGATCAATATGTGCGCACACAATTTAAAGAACGCGAATTTTGAGTATGAGATCGAGGTGACCCCAAAAGATATTCGCTCCTACTTCCCAGAGACGCCTCCAACACTTATTCTCTCAAACCCTCCTTACGGGAAGCGCCTGCAGACTTCGATGGAGCTCTATCAAGCCCTTGGCCACTTCATGAAAACGCGCTGCGCAAAGGGATGCAGAGCGAGCATCCTCTGTCCCGATGAGAACCTGATGAAAAACTCCGGTCTTACAATCGTTCGAAAGCAGCCCGTCTCCTACGGCGGCATAAGCCTTTTCCTATTTCATCTCACCGCAGAGTGA
- the ychF gene encoding redox-regulated ATPase YchF, whose translation MAELSCGIVGLPNVGKSTLFNAITRTAAAAAANYPFCTIDPNVGIVEVPDPRLAVLSSISGSKKLIPAAVTFVDIAGLVAGASQGEGLGNQFLANIRETQAILHVVRCFENDDVIHVAGRVDPIADIEVINLELILSDMQMVENALQKLEKQLKSKKELQPLHDALKKAQAHLNASKPVRSLSLTPEEKQLLSTYPFLTNKKIVYAANVAEDSLPSMENEHVQKVRAYAEKEGSMVIPICARLEEEVSQLSEADAAEFLQSLGLKETGLNRLVKAAFETLDLITFLTTGEMETRAWTIEKGMTAQESAGKIHTDIQKGFIRAEVISYQDFVHYKGRVGAREAGKARSEGKEYIVKDGDVILFFHN comes from the coding sequence ATGGCAGAACTCTCGTGTGGAATTGTAGGCCTTCCCAACGTAGGCAAATCGACCCTCTTCAATGCGATTACAAGAACGGCTGCTGCAGCTGCGGCTAACTACCCTTTTTGTACAATCGATCCAAATGTGGGCATCGTTGAAGTGCCAGATCCGCGTCTTGCAGTCTTGTCCTCAATCTCTGGGAGTAAAAAGCTCATTCCTGCTGCTGTGACGTTTGTCGATATCGCAGGTCTTGTTGCGGGCGCCTCTCAAGGTGAGGGCCTCGGAAACCAGTTCCTCGCCAACATCCGCGAAACACAGGCGATACTGCACGTTGTTCGCTGCTTCGAAAATGATGATGTCATCCACGTAGCAGGGCGCGTCGATCCAATTGCCGATATCGAAGTGATCAACTTGGAGCTCATCCTCTCCGATATGCAGATGGTTGAGAACGCTCTTCAGAAGCTGGAGAAGCAGTTAAAATCCAAAAAAGAGTTGCAACCTCTTCACGATGCATTGAAAAAGGCTCAAGCTCACCTCAATGCGAGCAAGCCAGTGAGAAGTCTCTCGCTAACGCCAGAAGAGAAGCAGCTCCTATCCACATATCCTTTTCTTACGAATAAAAAGATCGTTTACGCTGCGAACGTCGCAGAGGACTCTCTTCCTTCAATGGAGAACGAGCATGTGCAAAAAGTGCGCGCCTACGCGGAAAAAGAGGGAAGCATGGTGATTCCCATCTGCGCTCGCCTTGAAGAAGAGGTCTCTCAGCTTTCTGAAGCGGACGCTGCAGAATTTCTACAGTCGCTCGGTCTAAAAGAGACTGGGCTCAATCGCCTTGTCAAAGCGGCGTTTGAAACGCTTGATCTAATCACCTTTCTAACGACTGGAGAGATGGAGACGCGCGCTTGGACGATTGAGAAAGGGATGACGGCTCAAGAGTCTGCCGGCAAGATCCACACCGACATTCAGAAAGGCTTCATCCGCGCTGAAGTTATCTCCTATCAGGACTTTGTGCACTACAAAGGAAGGGTGGGAGCTCGCGAAGCGGGAAAGGCCCGCTCCGAAGGGAAAGAGTATATCGTTAAGGATGGGGACGTGATCCTCTTCTTCCATAACTAA